CGAACCACGCCTGAACCTGCGACCCGCCCATCCGTGAGACTGCGTAGTCGTTGTAGATGGCGGCGCGGGCGTGATCGAGCACCCGGGGGCTGATGTCGCTGCCGATGATCGTCACCGACCATTGGTCGATTTCGGGCATATTCTCGCGAAGTGAAATGGCGGCCGTGAAACCTTCCTCGCCGCTGCTCGATGCCGCGCTCCAGATTCGAATCGACCGGCTCTTCGCCCTGGCCTGCTGCCAGTGCGGGATCAATTCGCCCTTGAAGTATTGCCAGAGTTGGTCGTTTCGGAAGAAATAGGTCTCGTTGGTGGTGACGGCGGAGATGAAATGCGGCAGTTCGCACTCGCCTCCGCGCTTGCTGCTGATAACGCCGTAGTAATCAGCGAAGGAATTAAGCTCCAACGCTCGCAGTCGCCTGCGGAGGCGGTTGCTCACCAGGCCGAGCTTCTCCGGCGGAAGGTGGATGCCGGTCTTGTCATAGACGATTCGCGCGGCCCGCTCGAATTCTTGTTGCGTCAGCTTCAGCAGTTCCACAGCGTGGATTCCTTTCCGGCTGTGATCGCTGCATGTTCGATACAGGGATCGGCGCCATATGTGTTAGTCTCCGCAAGGCCACCAAGTCCGGCATTGCGGCGAGTGCACTCATCTTCCTGCCGCGGCGACCATCGCCCTGGAGGGCGTTGCAGGACTCCTGACTCTGTCCAAGCCGATGTTGAACGCCCCGACCAGTTCCTTGAGCTGCTCGGCCTGACCGGAGAGCACTCTTGACGAGTTCGCCATCTCTTCGGCCGCGGAGGCATTGCTCTCGGTGATCGAGGAAATGTTCTGGACGCCGGTATTGACCTCGGCGGCCGTTGACGTCTGCTCCTGGGTCGCGCGGGCGATCATGCCGATGCCGGTCGCGCTTTGTTCGACGCCTTCGATGATCATCATCAGGACCTTGCCGGTCTGATGGCTCAGCTCGGCGCCTTCCTTGACCCGCTGGGTTGATTCCTTGATCAGTGTCGTGATCTCCTTCGCGGCCTGGCTCGATCGCTCGGCCAGCTTGCGAACTTCGTCGGCGACGACCGCGAAGCCGCGTCCATGTTCGCCGGCCCGGGCCGCCTCGATCGCGGCATTGAGGGCCAGCAGATTGCTTTGAGCGGCGATGTCGCTGATGACGCCGACGATCTCCGCGATCTGCTCGGCGGACTTATCGATCAGCTTGATCGCCTTGATGCTCTTTTCAATGGCCTCGCCGCCGGCGACCGCCCGCTGGCTCGTGTCCTTGGCGATTTGATCGACATCGCGGACGTTTTGTGCGACGCCTTCGATCATTTTGACCAGCGACTGGATCGAGGCCGTCATCTGTTCCACGTTTGCCGATTGCGTCTGGGCGCCGTCTGACAATAGATTCGATCCTTCCGAGACAACGCGGGCGCCGTCTGTGAACTGCTCCGCCGCCTCGATGATCTGCATAATGATGTGACGCAGCGACGAGATCATCTGGTCGAGGCCCTCGCCGAGCTGCCCGATGGCGTCGTCACCCTTGACGACGACGCGCGTGGTCAGGTCTCCCCCCGCGGCGGCCTGAACGTTGATCAGCAGCTTGTCGACCTTTTCCTTGAGTTCGGCGGCGTTGCGATCGTTTTCCTGCTGCAGCCGTTTCGACTCCGCTTCGAGCTTGAGTTTTTCGGTGAGGTTGGACCAAGTGACCATAGGGCCGAGATACGCGCCCTGCTTGTCGTAGATGCCGCTGACGAGGAGGTCGAGCTTCTGATCGCCCAGATCGATGATCGCGTTATGCGGGAAATTCTTGGGATTCGACAGAATCCGGCGCTGGTAGGCCGGATTCTTGTGGAAAATGTCCACGTTCGAGCCGACGACTTTGTTCGGGGCAACCGGCAGCAAGTGCGCCAGCGGCCCAAGATTCTTGACGGTCGCCGGATTTACATATGTGATGTTGAAGTCAGTGTCCGCGAGGACCATATTGATCGGAGCATTCTCGATCATCGCACTCATCTTGGCGGACTCGAACTCGGCCTTTCGGGCCCGGGTCGCATCCTCCCAGTTCACGACCTGACCGACGTATTCGCCGGTCTCGTCATGGATGGCGTTCACTTCCATGGCCAGCGTCAACGGACCGAGATTGATGTCCGTCCGGATCGGCAGGTTTCTCGGGTTGGACTGGGTCAGGCGGATTTCCTCGGCGCGATCGCCGTAGAGCCGGTCCACTGATCTACCCAGCAGGTCATCAACGCACAGGCCGAGCTCGTTCTCCAGGACGTCTTCGACGCCGCGAAGCGTGGCCTCGGAGCGCTCGTTCATATAGATCAGGTTTAAATTCCTGTCCGTGATCAGCACATTGGTGCCGAGATTGTTCACGGCGGATTGAAGCAGTGAGAAGGCGCGCTTGGCCCCGGAAGCGGCATGGAAGCAGGAAAATCGGTCCTTCGCCTTCGTCCCGCTCTTTTTGGTCGTCCTTGTCGCCATGTTCATCGCTCCTCGTACCTGTCGTCCGACCCCGGCAGTTCGCGGTTCCTTTCGATCACGCCTTCGGCGTGCTGAGCGTTTTCGTCCCTTCGGAAATCAACATATTGTCAATATTCAGCAGGATCATCAGCTTCTCATCGCACTTCACCAGACCGCTTACATAGTCGTGGTCGAGTCCGGCAATGCCCGACGGCGCCGGGTTAATCTGATCCTCGGTGATGTGCAGCACCTCATTCACCGCATCGACAACCAGTCCGATCGTCTTTGAACTCACTTTGGCAACAACGATGGGCGACTGTTCGTCCGACACGGGCGTCGGTAGTCCGAGTCGCTTTCGCAAGTCGATGACGGGAATCACCTGTCCATTGTGATTCATCAACCCGCGTACAAAGTCGGGAACCTCCGGCAGTTTCGTGACCGGCCCTAACTGGATGATTTCCTGCACGCACATGATGTCGATGCCGTACAGTTCGCCGGCCAACCGAAAGCTGACGATCTGCGAGGTGTGTTCGCCCTCGGCGCCCGCTTTTTTGAAAGCGGAGATGGCAGCCAGATTCGATGCCAATGTCGCCGACATGCCGTGAACCCTGTCTTGTTATCACTCAGATCGTTAATCTGAGCGAACGTCCGATTCAGCCCGCGGCCCATTTCGTTAATGGACCGAAATAGGACATTCCCCACCTTGATCGAGCCGGGGCGTTGCGCCCTTGATGAAAAAGAGAGGCTGGCTTCTGAATTGAAGGTGTGGGCGCTCGCAACTTTCCCGGAAGGCCACGCCACGAACCTGCCGTTCACTTGCCCAGCGGGAGCCGGCCATTTCCGCATTATTAGGCTCGTAATCCCCCAGCGCTTGAATTTCGCGGGGCCAAACCGACAATGACGCGAGTTCTCATTGACCGTTACCGCTTGTATTCAGGAGTAGCGACATCGTGCAACAGAAATTGGGATTGATCGTGGTTATCGGATTGTGCCTCGCCATTACCGCCGCTTTCGCCCAGGCGCCCCCGGCCGACACGCCGCCGGCGACCGAAACATCCTCGGGCAGCCATCCGGTCGCCGTCGTGGACCTGGTCCGCATCTTCAACGAGTGCGCCCAGATACAAGACCTTAACCAGATGATGAAGGAGCAGACCGACGAATTTGCCAAGGAGGCAAGCCAGCGCAGAAAGGTCATCGAGGACAAGCAGACCGAGCTCAGCGCCTTTCGCCCCGGCTCCGAAGACTTTTCACTCAGACGAAAGGACCTGGTCCGCCTGAATATCGACGCGAATGTCTGGCTGAAGGTCACGGAACAGACCATGGATCAGGACAAGTTTGACTGGACGCGGATCATCTACGAAAACGTCCTCAAGATTGTCCGGCAGATTTCCAGCGAGCGCGGTTATGACGTCGTGCTCAATCGAACTGATTTCAAACCGGACGATATCGAGCCGACCGTCCAGAATCTCCGCCGTCTGATTCAGGATCGCACCGTGGTTCACAACGTCCCGGAGATCGACATCACCGACCTCGTGATTCGCCGAATCGACGCCGACTACAAGGCGGCCGGCGGCAAGAAACAACTTTCGATCTCCCGCGGCGCAGCCGGGAAGCCTTAAGCCCGGGCGGAATAGGAACGACATGAACGATCGATCGTCGCCGAAGACCTTTCCCCTGTCCCACATCGTCGATCATTGCGGTGGAAGATTCGTCGGCTCTGACGATGACGCTCGCAAGCAGATTGCCGGCGTCGGCTCCCTCGCCGATGCGCGCCCCGATGAGGTTTCATGGCTGGTTGAGGAGAAGCACGCTCGCTCCCTGCCCGCGTGCCGGGCCGCCGCGATCGTGGGCCCTGAGAAACTCCTCGCGGATTGCCCCCGCGCGATCTTTGTCGCCGACCCGGCGCTGGCCATTGCCCGCATTCTCGACCTCTTTCACATTCCCCCGGTCGGCCCTGCACCGGGGATCCATCCTTCCGCCGTTGTTGACCCCTCCGCGAATCTTCAGGAGAACGTCACCGTCGGCGCAAGCGCTGTCATCGGTCCGACGGTGCGCATCGGCAAGAACACGATCATCCACGCGGGCGTCAGCATCGGGGCCGGCGTCAGCATCGGTGACGATTGTCGCCTTTTTGATCGCTGCGTGGTCTACGATCGCTGCGTCATCGGCCGTCGTGTCATCATCCACTCAGGAACGGTGATTGGGGCCGACGGCCTGGGCTACATCTTTCGTGAGGGCGCCCACCGAAAGATCGCCCACAATGGAATCGTCATCATCGAAGACGATGTCGAGATTGGGGCGAACAGTTGCGTCGATCGGGCCAAGATCGGGGCGACGGTCGTGGGCCGCGGCACGAAGATTGATAACCTCGTCCAGATCGCACATAATGTCCAAATTGGTCCCCTCTGTGTTCTGGCAGCCCAGGTCGGCATTGCTGGAAGTGCCCGAGTCGGCGCAGGAGTCGTGTTTGGGGGCCAGTCCGGCACCATCGACGGGGTCACAGTCGGGGACGCCGTCACGGTAGCGAGTAGATCGGTAGCAACTAAGAACATCGAGGCGGGAAAAACGATCGTCGGTTTCCCCGCCAGAGACAGCAAAGAGGCATTCAGACTCGATGCGCGCGTTCGAAAGCTGCCGAAGTTGCAAGAGGAAGTTGCCGATTTAGCGAAACGGGTGGCCCAGCTTGAAGCCGCAACACACCATCCAGAACGCGGCTGACATTTCCGGCCGCGGCTTGTTCACGGGGGAAGAGGTCTCCGTACGCTTCAAACCTGCGCCGGCTGACCACGGCATCGTCTTTGTCCGGACCGACGCCCCCACCCCTGTTCGTATCAAGGCCCACGTTTCCAATGTCACCAAGCGAGCCCGGCGCACTTCGCTGCGCAACGGCACTTTGGCCATCGAGACGGTCGAACACTGCATGGCCGCCCTGCATGCGCTCGGCGTTGACAATGCCGAAATCGAGTTGAGCGGCGGCGAACTGCCCGGCTGCGACGGCAGCAGCCAGTTCTTCGTGGATGCGATCCTCCAAGCCGGCATCGTCGAACAG
This genomic stretch from Planctomycetia bacterium harbors:
- a CDS encoding OmpH family outer membrane protein, translating into MQQKLGLIVVIGLCLAITAAFAQAPPADTPPATETSSGSHPVAVVDLVRIFNECAQIQDLNQMMKEQTDEFAKEASQRRKVIEDKQTELSAFRPGSEDFSLRRKDLVRLNIDANVWLKVTEQTMDQDKFDWTRIIYENVLKIVRQISSERGYDVVLNRTDFKPDDIEPTVQNLRRLIQDRTVVHNVPEIDITDLVIRRIDADYKAAGGKKQLSISRGAAGKP
- the lpxD gene encoding UDP-3-O-(3-hydroxymyristoyl)glucosamine N-acyltransferase — protein: MNDRSSPKTFPLSHIVDHCGGRFVGSDDDARKQIAGVGSLADARPDEVSWLVEEKHARSLPACRAAAIVGPEKLLADCPRAIFVADPALAIARILDLFHIPPVGPAPGIHPSAVVDPSANLQENVTVGASAVIGPTVRIGKNTIIHAGVSIGAGVSIGDDCRLFDRCVVYDRCVIGRRVIIHSGTVIGADGLGYIFREGAHRKIAHNGIVIIEDDVEIGANSCVDRAKIGATVVGRGTKIDNLVQIAHNVQIGPLCVLAAQVGIAGSARVGAGVVFGGQSGTIDGVTVGDAVTVASRSVATKNIEAGKTIVGFPARDSKEAFRLDARVRKLPKLQEEVADLAKRVAQLEAATHHPERG
- a CDS encoding methyltransferase domain-containing protein, which translates into the protein MELLKLTQQEFERAARIVYDKTGIHLPPEKLGLVSNRLRRRLRALELNSFADYYGVISSKRGGECELPHFISAVTTNETYFFRNDQLWQYFKGELIPHWQQARAKSRSIRIWSAASSSGEEGFTAAISLRENMPEIDQWSVTIIGSDISPRVLDHARAAIYNDYAVSRMGGSQVQAWFDRKDDGYHLKDVIRRMVTFQYHNLRDDFPNGRFDLVFLRNVLMYFDLDMKKRVLQVVSEALAPGGCLIVGDVDPIGASIQLRRAMPLEYRRPGIYQKPGGAGQTH
- a CDS encoding chemotaxis protein, yielding MATRTTKKSGTKAKDRFSCFHAASGAKRAFSLLQSAVNNLGTNVLITDRNLNLIYMNERSEATLRGVEDVLENELGLCVDDLLGRSVDRLYGDRAEEIRLTQSNPRNLPIRTDINLGPLTLAMEVNAIHDETGEYVGQVVNWEDATRARKAEFESAKMSAMIENAPINMVLADTDFNITYVNPATVKNLGPLAHLLPVAPNKVVGSNVDIFHKNPAYQRRILSNPKNFPHNAIIDLGDQKLDLLVSGIYDKQGAYLGPMVTWSNLTEKLKLEAESKRLQQENDRNAAELKEKVDKLLINVQAAAGGDLTTRVVVKGDDAIGQLGEGLDQMISSLRHIIMQIIEAAEQFTDGARVVSEGSNLLSDGAQTQSANVEQMTASIQSLVKMIEGVAQNVRDVDQIAKDTSQRAVAGGEAIEKSIKAIKLIDKSAEQIAEIVGVISDIAAQSNLLALNAAIEAARAGEHGRGFAVVADEVRKLAERSSQAAKEITTLIKESTQRVKEGAELSHQTGKVLMMIIEGVEQSATGIGMIARATQEQTSTAAEVNTGVQNISSITESNASAAEEMANSSRVLSGQAEQLKELVGAFNIGLDRVRSPATPSRAMVAAAGR
- a CDS encoding purine-binding chemotaxis protein CheW, with the protein product MSATLASNLAAISAFKKAGAEGEHTSQIVSFRLAGELYGIDIMCVQEIIQLGPVTKLPEVPDFVRGLMNHNGQVIPVIDLRKRLGLPTPVSDEQSPIVVAKVSSKTIGLVVDAVNEVLHITEDQINPAPSGIAGLDHDYVSGLVKCDEKLMILLNIDNMLISEGTKTLSTPKA